In Citrus sinensis cultivar Valencia sweet orange chromosome 3, DVS_A1.0, whole genome shotgun sequence, the sequence TtaggttgaaaaaaaaaaagaaaagaaaaaaaggtaatTTGAACTTGTAATCTGATTCGAATATAGTTTTGAACAtatcaaatattcaaatagAGTTCAAATTAGATCGGATTGTGATTATATGTAGATCCATCGGGTTCgatttgaaattcaattagGATGGATTTAGATAATATTTGTATTGGGGTAATTTTGAgcatttttttcttacaaataatattagttattagaaaattgttttaatgTAACTATCTCattttagtcttttttttaatcaatttttaattaaaaaaattaaaattactactacgaaattaaatgaataaaaattaaaataaactactACTATCGGGTCGGATTGGGTTATTTACCTGCCCTTAATATATCTaaagtactttttaaaattgtataaaCCCAATCAAATTTTCGGATTCAATTAGGAACCTTATCCAATCACAATTCAATTGAGTAAGCCAAAAATCTCACTTGATTAATTACAGCATTCTTTCGCTTTTGAGATGGGGTTGGGTTATTTACCTACCccaagaaaaatgttttaaaaataacaagaaaaatatcttattgttaattttttattcacattggaatgtatatttcttatttttgtacttaaattactattttcaaaaaaagaattctttctctttttggtGCATAAGGCAAAAGCTTTTCGcaacatttaattattttattcttgtcttcttccttttttggGTAATACTATTTGCACATGACAATGCACACAAAGTTATATATGatcattaaagacaaaaaaaaattcataacaaTACAAACTCACttagcttttaattttatcttcacggACAAGTGTCCTAATTGTGTTTATCATGTGTAATTATGTATCTATGAATGTGATGCTCAAATAACATTGTTCTTTTTTCTCAGTAGGGACTAGGGAGGTACCTTATTTTACCCAAAGTGCAAATCTCTGGGTCCATTGGGAACGAGAAAGGCATGCAATATTTGGgaatttaacataaaactaaaattattctgattaatcaaatattcaatatttaatttatcaataagaTATATGtaaattacagtaaaatctttacaaaataatattgttgggactaagaaaaaatagtattttaacgaagttatttatttatcaataaattaataaattattaatttaatagtaaatgaatatttattaattacttgtGTCATCTAATATTCCTTTATctaaataatgacaataatcaaTTAAGGTCAGTTTACTAACTTATAACAATTCATTTTGATTCTCACAGTTAAAGTAAacgatttattttaattttcatttctcattccGATTACTGATTagtaaacgcaccataagAAGTACGATTGGCggtctttaattttttaacatagaCATGCTAAGTCTAGCTAACCAGTAGAAATCTAAACAATCTTAACAAATACTaacttcaatttaattatgtaatatatgACTACAACTATTAATCCTGCgatatatttgattattaatgaaaaaaaaaggtttcaaGATAAAGATATTAAATGGACGTTGAGAGTGAaatcttttattcaattttaatgattGTCCTTCATAGTAAATTTTCTTGTGAGTATTTTAGGGctataattttctattaagtGAGTTTTAGAcagtattattttgaattcaaataGCATCACCCTTAATATTTAATGCTGTggtttaatatttacaattaaattaaaacaacaaaGTTCCTAGTGTGAGCTAATGAAGTGAACTCCAGTGTTCGCAAACTGTTAAGCACTCGCAAAtgcaaattcaattttgatttttgcaGGTATTTTATTCTCAGAGACTGATTGATTTGGTACAAAATACAAAGCTTAGACATGACAATTGACATGAGGCATACAATATGTATCACATTCCCATAATGCACTATCAAGCccataattttatcaaaaaacaTTCTGTAGTTCAGACGGTGCTCTTCAGTTTCACTAGGTGCTTACGCAGCATATGAGCAAACCTCTTCCATTTTCTGCAATCTGCATCGTAGCCAAAACAAACAGAAGACAGCAATTAACAAACCAATGAATTTCAGCTATATTCAATTGCTTGTATATAGCACAATTCCAGGCAATCTTTGTAACGCACTCATACACATTCTGACATACTAGAAGTTGTCCCCaggacaaaaatatttaacccACCTCTGACTGGATAAGGAATGAATCATTAGGCTACTCCCTGTCTTTTTCTGAGGTTTTTAATCCTTCCAGCCCTCCTTGCTCAACCGCCTTGAGGCAAGGCCTTTAGACGAGAGGCTTGGAGTAACTGGTAGTGACGGTGTCTTCGGTGCCTCCTCATCGTCCCAATTATCATCCCAACTGTTATCCCATCCATGATTATTATCCGATTCTGAATTTCCCAGGCTGGCAACAGGCACCTCCATATCCAGTCTTTGATATTTAGATTTGCCACTGGAAAGTTGCCTACACCGCAAGCTGACACACAAACAACCTGATGCCAGTATGAGTAGTGCTGCGAAGGTTATGACTGGGACGGTAGGTTTTTTAGACAAGAATTTGAAGTATGTGGATTTAAGAGAGTTATCGAAGTCTTCTCCAGAATTATGTGCCATTAAATCCTTGAAATCAAGTCTGCAATTTCCATTTCCAGCCTTTATAGTGATCAAATTGACAGTTCCTTTCCTTCTGATAGAAACCCTAAGCTGCATAATAACAAACATCAAAATCACTGTCCACTCTTTGCACTGCATTTCTACCATGCTTTCTAGGAATGATGTttactacaagaaaaataataaaatgggCATAATCGCAGGTCAACTCTTATTTAACTTTGACCAACGAATGACAGCAACTAAGATTTATAACAAAGAACTACTTGCATTAAAGATGCAAACATCTCATAAATCACAGtgaaattttcattctaagTTTTGGTATGGGTTAGGctattttaactaaaattttttacttcaaaattcaacacaaattttGAGCCATTGACCATATGCAATGGTAGATTTTCAAAGTTAAGAGCAGCATTTAATGATGTCTAATCATCCACCACCAATTGCAAGGAATCAATGGTTCAAAATCTGTGTCAaaattctaagttaaaatagCCCAAGCAGGTGATTAATATTCACAGGAAATCTAGAACATCTCAAATCCACCAAACGATGCTCATTTCATTTCCTTTTGTCGCATCCACTGGCAGGTGACAACACCTGCTCCAGATTCCCAACCCGATTTACTGTCCCTCACTTCAGAGatacaaaaacaaacatagaatgttttaaaatcaaatgcatacaaattttaagtttaattgCCGTTCTTTCCCTTCATAAAAGATTTTCAAACAGACCTGGTCATCCCTGTACCTTCCATGTTTCCTATTCAAAAGTTTCAGAGAATGGTGACGAAACTTGTTAATAGGATTAGAAGCTAAATTAAGCTACAAACTTCattgaaatttttagttttacaaTGCCAGTATGCAgtaggaaaaggaaaaattgttGAATCGGAATATTATGGTGCGTTTAAGAGTGAggtgttgtaacttttaagctgcAGCTGCTGTGGAATAAAAGCCATTGATGCAGAGTAAAAGCCTTAGTTTTTAAACAGCTAAGCTGTCAAAGTCCAGCTGTAAGGTATAACCAAACACCTTGGAAGCTGGGCTTTGGCAGCCAGCTGTCTCACATCACTCCCAAACGCACTCTTAGTCCAGATAATAGCAAGTAAGATGAACAAACAATGAGACTAGTGAATTCTCAAATACAACCACTTCTGAGATGTTTTCAAATAACCATGAGCTTTTGTTTACAAATACCTCATTGCCTTCGTTCTCTCGCAGttgaacttttgttttctctaGTCGAACATAATCAGGAGCAGAAATTCTAACAGTGAGTGGGCCCTTAACTTTATTCTGAATTAAAAGTGATAGATCTGGAGAGTCTGGAAAATTGCAATGGGAACTCAAATACGAACCAAATCACAATAATATATAGAGGAAAACAATTATCAAACTACGGATGGACAATACATTGTTGCAAAGCCCCTCTTTCAAGCAGAAGCAACCCTCTTAGAATGCACTACTAACATAAAAGTTCATGAACTAGTATGACAAGAATGTAAATTTCACAAGCTTTGAATTCAACCTGCACTTATTATTTAAGAAGATATTCTTCAATTTAACTACAAATAATTACTACTAACACTCATTAAAAACATTtctcaataaacaaaaattctaGACAAATAGAATTTTAGCAGAAGagtaaataaatcaagatATAGTTCATCAAGCCTACTTCATGCgcataaattttttaccatAATAGCAGATCACATCAAAAAGGCAATAATACTTGAAACAATTAGCTATAAATTGTTAAAAGTAGAATGCATCTAATTGAAGCGAATGCTTACCGTTTCCTGGAACTCTCAAACAAGCAACAAACTGCATTTTCTCATCCATGCACTTATTAGAAGAATGACATTCTTCAACCCGAGTTCCCTCCTTCCTTGATTTGCCTGAATCTTCATCAGGATCCCCTTCTTTGGAAGCATCCTTCGATTTCACCTCATCACTCAAATTATCCTTTCTGTCACTCAACTCCTTTTGACCTTTTGGAACCGAATTACCCTTTTGAACATTTTTAGCATTTTTTGAACCCAGTGGATGAAATGTATTGTTTTTATCTACACGATTCTTATCATCAGTTCCCTCAACTGATTTGTTCACTTGATCTCCTCTGTTCCCATTCACATTTTTCGTTTGAGAAGAATTTGTTACTAAATTTGACCCACCGGTTGTGTCATTTGAACTTCTAGAGCCATTTAAATTCGGATCTAATCCAGAACTTGCACTGAAATTTGTCTACAAAAGAATATGTACAGTTACAAACtctattgatttaattatcaatgtaatgaatttaaaataagttacTTTTGCTTCAAGATTTACCTTATCAGCAGCAGAGGAACCATTAACAAGCAGTACTAGGAAGAAAGCCAACAAGAAAATGGAAGTTGCTTTCATGTTTTTTAAAGTAAGCCCAATTCTTTGTGCTACAGAGGATACCTAAATACAGAAATAAATTGGAATCAGAAACTTGAATTAGAAGAGAGTTTGATTGTATGAAACAACTGGGCATTTGGCAAAGATTGAACATTAGAGCTACGACTGACCTGATGTACGAAGTTCTTACTGCGCGCGTGTCTGGCTTGATCTTGCTCGTACACATCGCCGTACGGATTCTACTTCTCATCAGAATTGAGTTCAGCTGGAGTTTGAAAGTTGACTCAAGTTAACCAAATCTTTTTTGCTTTATATCCGTTCATTCGGAGCAAGAAGAAAGTACAAAAATCCCCCGTCCTTAAAGCAGCGCTTTCGTTATAATTGTAGTATTGTAGTGTGCAAAAAGCATACGGTTAACGCTGAACTATGGTTggttacattttaaaattctgtgtgtcattttagttgattttattagttaaatgAACTAGCACACATCTTCGCCGTGCAATTGACATCATACTTGGAGGCCTGGCAACTGAGCGCGTTGTTTGTTGGGCTAAACCAACCCAAGATAATTTCGGCACGTTAGCAAAAGTTAACAAGCCCAACTATTCATTAAAGCCCACAAAGCGAAAATACATAAGTCTGTAGATGCTAACTTATTCTTGACTTCTTGTCAAAGAATTCGGGTGGGTGAGGCTGAAGCGAGGCCTATCCATT encodes:
- the LOC102612566 gene encoding uncharacterized protein LOC102612566, coding for MKATSIFLLAFFLVLLVNGSSAADKTNFSASSGLDPNLNGSRSSNDTTGGSNLVTNSSQTKNVNGNRGDQVNKSVEGTDDKNRVDKNNTFHPLGSKNAKNVQKGNSVPKGQKELSDRKDNLSDEVKSKDASKEGDPDEDSGKSRKEGTRVEECHSSNKCMDEKMQFVACLRVPGNDSPDLSLLIQNKVKGPLTVRISAPDYVRLEKTKVQLRENEGNELRVSIRRKGTVNLITIKAGNGNCRLDFKDLMAHNSGEDFDNSLKSTYFKFLSKKPTVPVITFAALLILASGCLCVSLRCRQLSSGKSKYQRLDMEVPVASLGNSESDNNHGWDNSWDDNWDDEEAPKTPSLPVTPSLSSKGLASRRLSKEGWKD